The proteins below are encoded in one region of Geomonas ferrireducens:
- a CDS encoding glycosyltransferase gives MNKVKILYVSHSPFINGAEMCLLTLLKHLDRTAFDPVVVFPSDGPLVNEIKDLQIKTFIVPLERWIRYSFDNTLKESCLNDRVEAIASIIRSENIQLVHTNTSVVIEGAIAASLVGVPHIWHVHETLVGHPELIPMYPLPLIFNAMSFLSDYIVSVAASAQRQFEGIISSDKLITIHNGISPRIFPKDLEVDKRKDLHLSENLIIITVGELTERKGYPAWLQVASAVTRKNQNVQFLWVGHASESSISDFNRIVTELHLENTVKHLGFRRDAQDLIKSADIYLSTSINEAFPMVILEAMAAGKAVISTDCGGSKEGIIDGVTGFIADVNDVENLSEAILRLASDKDMLTKLGEAAADHFLNNFTAEIYAQKFCKLYKEVLAADHSARKNTTFHHLISQLVVMHQSHSNNLMQLKESFERIERLQVEVAHHSNITVQLSNQINAMKATITQKTHEVAFLQKKLQEKENTIVNQSLAITNLHNSASWKITAPLRKIYDFLNIGPTLNGTSTCSKYSTDTQPLGPVLNGLETYPTTIPPKEILEFPISVSPTVSIIIPVYDQFEYTFSCLTSILKNTSESEYEIIIADDCSNDETKDILNYVCNITHIRNNTNLGFLLNCNNAAVKARGKYILFLNNDTNVQKDWLIALTEILDKNPGIGMTGSKLVYPDGRLQEAGGIIWNDANGQNYGRLDDRTKPEYNYLKEVDYISGASIMVRKELWDRLHGFDERFAPAYYEDTDLAFSIRKLGYKVVYQPKSVVVHFEGISHGTDLGSGIKSYQVRNKNFFLEKWREVLESKHFPMDTDLFLARDRSRNKKTILFIDYQVPLFDQFAGSRTNYMYLRMLLHMGFNVKFIGADFYHIEPYSTALNDLGIETLDGDWYRENWKQWILQNAQYLDYVLLNKPDPANMFLDFIKENTDAKIIYQVHDLHYLRLERKYEVEGDKKVLSEAKKYKDIESDIFSKADMVFTFSTEENSIISKSFPEVNVKTVPLYFYEDFPPVSYEFENRSSVLFVGGFAHTPNIDAVSWFCKEILPLVHPAVPNLTFKVIGSNPPPEIRCLASNRIQILGFVTDEQLKQHYQASRLVVIPLRFGAGVKGKTLEAMYYGLPIVSTSIGIEGIPDISNVISPTDDAEAFAKRIIDLYQFPKILEDASRNNRDFIRSRYNFMSAQKCIEGIFTELGMNQ, from the coding sequence ATGAACAAAGTTAAAATACTATACGTTTCTCACTCCCCATTTATAAACGGGGCTGAAATGTGCCTCCTTACACTTTTGAAACACCTCGACAGGACAGCCTTCGATCCTGTAGTGGTTTTCCCTAGTGATGGCCCCCTAGTTAATGAAATCAAGGACCTGCAGATCAAGACCTTTATTGTGCCACTAGAACGGTGGATCAGGTATTCGTTTGACAATACCTTGAAAGAGTCTTGTTTGAATGACCGAGTCGAAGCGATAGCAAGTATCATACGAAGTGAAAATATACAGCTAGTCCACACAAACACCTCAGTTGTTATAGAAGGGGCGATTGCTGCAAGCTTAGTCGGGGTCCCGCATATCTGGCATGTGCACGAAACGCTGGTTGGGCACCCAGAGCTGATCCCAATGTACCCGTTACCCTTAATTTTCAATGCAATGTCATTTCTTTCAGACTACATTGTTTCAGTTGCTGCATCGGCTCAAAGACAATTTGAAGGAATCATCAGCAGCGATAAACTTATCACAATCCATAATGGAATATCTCCGCGCATATTCCCTAAAGATTTAGAGGTAGATAAGCGCAAAGATCTCCATCTTTCAGAAAACTTAATTATTATTACAGTTGGGGAACTTACAGAACGAAAAGGGTATCCAGCCTGGCTACAAGTTGCCTCAGCAGTTACGAGGAAGAATCAAAATGTGCAGTTCTTGTGGGTCGGCCATGCGTCTGAATCTTCTATCTCTGATTTTAACCGAATAGTAACCGAACTGCATCTTGAGAACACAGTCAAGCATCTTGGTTTCCGGCGTGATGCGCAAGATCTTATTAAATCTGCTGACATTTACCTTTCCACCTCTATCAACGAAGCTTTCCCGATGGTTATCCTTGAGGCGATGGCAGCTGGGAAAGCTGTAATATCAACTGATTGTGGAGGTTCAAAGGAAGGAATCATAGATGGAGTTACCGGTTTTATAGCTGATGTCAACGATGTTGAAAACCTTTCTGAAGCTATTCTTAGACTGGCCAGCGATAAGGACATGCTCACCAAGTTAGGAGAAGCTGCTGCTGATCATTTCTTGAACAACTTTACGGCTGAGATCTACGCTCAAAAGTTTTGCAAACTGTATAAAGAAGTATTAGCTGCCGACCACAGCGCAAGAAAAAATACGACTTTCCACCACCTAATCAGCCAGCTTGTAGTTATGCACCAATCGCACTCGAACAATTTAATGCAACTCAAAGAATCTTTTGAACGAATTGAACGACTTCAGGTTGAAGTAGCGCATCATTCAAACATTACGGTGCAGCTATCGAATCAAATAAATGCGATGAAAGCCACCATTACGCAAAAAACACATGAAGTGGCCTTTTTACAAAAGAAATTGCAAGAAAAAGAAAATACAATAGTCAATCAAAGCCTAGCAATAACAAACTTGCACAATTCAGCAAGTTGGAAAATCACTGCTCCCCTCAGAAAGATTTACGATTTCTTGAATATTGGCCCCACGTTAAATGGTACTAGCACCTGTTCTAAATACTCAACCGACACCCAACCTTTAGGACCCGTTCTCAATGGGCTCGAGACGTATCCTACGACTATTCCCCCAAAAGAAATTCTTGAGTTTCCAATCAGCGTTAGCCCTACAGTCAGCATCATTATCCCAGTATACGATCAATTTGAATACACTTTTTCCTGTTTAACTTCTATTTTAAAAAATACATCAGAATCAGAATATGAGATAATCATTGCTGATGACTGTTCCAACGATGAAACAAAAGATATCCTTAATTATGTTTGCAATATAACGCACATCAGAAATAATACGAACCTTGGTTTTTTGCTTAACTGTAATAATGCGGCCGTAAAAGCAAGGGGCAAGTATATCCTTTTCCTAAACAATGATACAAATGTCCAAAAGGATTGGTTGATAGCCCTTACAGAAATTCTCGACAAGAATCCTGGCATTGGCATGACGGGCTCAAAGCTCGTTTATCCAGATGGCCGGTTACAAGAAGCAGGTGGCATCATATGGAACGATGCCAACGGGCAGAATTATGGCAGGCTCGATGACCGTACAAAGCCCGAGTATAACTACCTAAAAGAGGTAGATTACATCTCCGGCGCCAGCATCATGGTAAGGAAGGAATTGTGGGATCGTCTTCATGGTTTTGACGAGCGTTTTGCTCCAGCATACTACGAGGACACCGACCTCGCCTTTTCAATCAGAAAACTCGGCTATAAGGTTGTTTATCAACCTAAATCCGTCGTTGTGCACTTCGAGGGAATTTCACACGGCACCGACTTGGGCAGCGGAATCAAAAGCTACCAGGTGCGCAACAAGAATTTCTTTTTAGAAAAATGGCGTGAGGTCCTTGAATCCAAGCACTTCCCCATGGACACTGATCTCTTTCTTGCTCGCGATAGAAGTAGGAACAAGAAAACTATCCTCTTCATCGACTACCAAGTCCCGCTTTTCGACCAATTTGCCGGTTCCCGTACAAATTACATGTACCTTCGCATGCTCTTGCATATGGGATTCAACGTGAAGTTCATCGGCGCCGATTTCTACCATATTGAGCCATATTCAACAGCCCTTAATGACCTTGGCATTGAGACTCTAGATGGTGACTGGTACAGAGAGAATTGGAAACAGTGGATATTGCAAAATGCTCAATATCTTGACTACGTGCTATTAAACAAGCCTGATCCAGCCAACATGTTTTTAGATTTCATCAAGGAAAATACAGATGCTAAAATTATTTATCAGGTTCACGATTTACACTACCTGCGTTTAGAGCGAAAGTATGAGGTTGAAGGGGATAAAAAGGTCCTCTCCGAGGCCAAGAAATACAAAGACATCGAATCCGACATCTTTTCAAAAGCCGATATGGTCTTCACCTTTAGTACCGAAGAAAATTCAATAATCAGCAAATCCTTCCCAGAGGTAAATGTCAAGACAGTGCCCCTGTATTTTTACGAAGACTTCCCGCCTGTTTCTTATGAATTCGAGAACAGAAGCTCTGTTTTGTTCGTAGGCGGTTTTGCGCACACTCCCAATATCGATGCGGTATCTTGGTTCTGCAAGGAGATCCTGCCGCTTGTGCATCCGGCTGTTCCCAACCTTACCTTTAAGGTCATCGGCTCCAATCCTCCTCCGGAAATCCGTTGTCTAGCATCCAACCGCATCCAGATACTAGGTTTTGTCACAGATGAACAGTTAAAGCAGCATTATCAAGCCAGCAGACTCGTGGTGATCCCTCTTCGCTTCGGTGCCGGTGTAAAAGGCAAGACTCTAGAAGCGATGTATTACGGATTGCCCATCGTCTCCACCAGTATCGGGATCGAAGGGATCCCAGACATAAGCAACGTCATTTCCCCTACCGACGATGCAGAGGCTTTCGCAAAGCGGATTATTGATTTGTACCAGTTCCCCAAAATCCTTGAAGATGCCAGCCGTAACAACAGGGACTTTATTCGTAGTCGCTACAACTTCATGTCGGCCCAAAAATGCATAGAGGGAATTTTTACTGAATTAGGAATGAATCAATAA
- a CDS encoding alpha-2,8-polysialyltransferase family protein, producing the protein MGKTKYRVITCQGTIQLVSAICAVLLRDKRRTTNFKNILVVYDLYCPQCQIEFFFKTIVEMAQTIMDWERVIYFAPEDLNVALQFQDDEKSLKSYILSKITAPSVDEIYLGTDVHPSNLAMIKAFPEAYRVCFGDGLGIYIPSNYSYLTRNEPSLASAQQKSFWNWLKRKFSKKYSRACKTFDEGYFVFPDIYKKRPPFPFKLVPKELVRDIFSKMEPILDRNEVDILLDKLRGKNVTVLMTSNFSEAQRMSLDSEIEAYKRFISDQQNSSDNVLIIKPHPRDDLSKINKLIEALDDLFDYVLCMKDDILPYIPFELFLQKLQATSPPPQNICVCTFSTSFISLKLLFNVETKIGFGSTLVSEFFFAHSAEDRIKHETDLSDVFSTLTSSLMENQR; encoded by the coding sequence ATGGGCAAAACAAAATACAGAGTCATAACCTGCCAGGGCACAATACAACTGGTCTCAGCAATTTGTGCAGTGCTCCTGCGCGATAAGCGCCGCACGACTAACTTCAAGAACATTCTGGTCGTTTATGACCTCTATTGTCCACAGTGCCAGATAGAATTTTTCTTTAAGACAATCGTTGAAATGGCGCAAACCATCATGGATTGGGAACGGGTAATTTATTTCGCGCCTGAAGATCTAAATGTAGCATTGCAATTTCAAGATGACGAAAAGAGTTTGAAAAGTTACATCCTTAGCAAGATTACAGCCCCATCAGTAGACGAAATATACCTGGGTACTGATGTTCATCCATCCAATCTAGCGATGATTAAAGCTTTTCCCGAAGCGTATAGAGTTTGTTTTGGGGATGGCCTTGGCATTTATATCCCTTCGAACTACTCCTATCTTACGAGAAACGAACCCAGTTTAGCTTCAGCACAGCAAAAATCGTTTTGGAATTGGCTCAAGCGTAAATTTAGCAAGAAGTACTCGCGAGCGTGTAAGACCTTCGATGAAGGATATTTTGTTTTTCCAGACATCTATAAAAAAAGGCCTCCATTCCCATTCAAGTTAGTTCCCAAAGAACTCGTGAGAGACATTTTCTCTAAAATGGAGCCTATACTTGATAGAAACGAAGTCGATATCCTTCTAGATAAGCTCAGAGGCAAAAACGTCACAGTATTAATGACATCCAACTTCTCTGAAGCGCAAAGAATGTCCTTGGATAGTGAAATTGAAGCTTACAAAAGATTTATTTCTGACCAGCAAAATAGTTCAGACAATGTCTTGATAATCAAACCACATCCACGAGATGATCTATCAAAAATCAACAAATTAATAGAAGCACTTGATGACCTTTTTGATTATGTCCTGTGTATGAAAGACGATATCTTACCATACATACCATTCGAACTTTTTCTTCAAAAGCTTCAAGCGACTTCGCCACCACCACAAAATATTTGTGTATGCACTTTCAGCACCTCATTCATTTCCTTAAAATTACTTTTCAACGTTGAAACTAAAATAGGTTTTGGCTCTACATTAGTGTCTGAGTTTTTTTTCGCACACAGCGCCGAGGACAGAATAAAACACGAAACCGACTTAAGTGATGTATTCAGTACACTTACCTCATCGTTAATGGAAAATCAAAGATGA
- a CDS encoding ABC transporter ATP-binding protein translates to MSEISIKVENLSKVYKLYDTPQDRLKEAISPIRKKYHNDFYALQDINFEILKGETVGIIGRNGSGKSTLLKIITGVLTPTTGSAYVNGRISALLELGTGFNPELTGIDNVYFNGMLMGFSKEEMNSRLDSILSFADIGDFIHQPVKTYSSGMFVRLAFAVQALVNPEILIVDEALAVGDSLFQKRCYQKMEELISNGTTLLFVSHDQESIRTLTSRAILLNNGKQHMTGTSSEVMLEYRRLLHKYESGYLRAKTAEVKQSPAKESPQSHARRSDLLSFGDGDAEVLEVKVLNIHDQEDTVFYPGDLIRIRLTSRINKSMSGLNVGIRIRNKEGIKLYSWGTLNQDQAIWAGITDGDVFWEKQFEAGEVVTVTMECSCLLGQNLYEVQAHISEETDKYYGAQRMLHWQDEAAFFRVAITRDYQFGGVSDLKMKALF, encoded by the coding sequence ATGTCAGAGATTTCAATAAAAGTCGAAAATTTATCGAAAGTTTACAAGCTCTACGACACTCCCCAAGACAGGTTAAAAGAAGCAATAAGTCCTATCCGAAAAAAATATCATAACGATTTTTACGCATTACAAGATATAAACTTTGAGATCTTGAAAGGTGAAACTGTTGGCATCATAGGCAGAAACGGATCCGGCAAATCAACCCTTCTCAAAATAATCACCGGAGTTCTTACCCCAACAACTGGATCAGCCTATGTGAACGGCCGGATATCTGCCCTTTTAGAGTTAGGTACAGGATTTAATCCAGAACTCACGGGCATAGATAATGTTTACTTTAACGGCATGTTGATGGGGTTCTCAAAAGAGGAGATGAATTCACGGCTTGACAGCATTTTGTCTTTTGCTGACATCGGGGATTTCATACATCAGCCGGTTAAAACTTATTCGAGCGGAATGTTTGTAAGACTTGCATTCGCTGTCCAAGCTCTCGTAAATCCTGAAATATTGATTGTAGATGAAGCACTTGCCGTGGGTGATTCTCTATTTCAAAAACGTTGTTACCAGAAGATGGAAGAACTAATATCTAATGGCACTACCCTTTTATTCGTGTCACACGATCAAGAAAGCATTAGAACTTTGACGTCTCGTGCAATATTGTTAAATAATGGCAAACAACATATGACTGGTACTTCATCAGAAGTAATGCTCGAGTACAGACGACTCTTGCATAAATACGAATCAGGGTACTTGCGGGCGAAAACCGCTGAGGTTAAGCAATCACCTGCGAAGGAATCACCACAATCGCACGCTAGACGCTCGGACCTTTTGTCTTTTGGTGATGGTGATGCAGAAGTCTTGGAAGTGAAAGTTCTTAACATACACGACCAGGAAGATACGGTATTTTATCCTGGTGATCTGATACGGATTCGACTTACCTCCCGAATCAATAAAAGTATGAGTGGGCTAAACGTAGGCATTAGGATACGCAACAAAGAAGGTATAAAGCTATATTCGTGGGGCACACTAAACCAAGATCAGGCAATATGGGCAGGAATTACTGATGGTGATGTCTTTTGGGAAAAACAATTTGAAGCAGGCGAAGTTGTAACTGTGACAATGGAATGTAGTTGCTTGCTCGGCCAAAATCTGTACGAAGTACAGGCTCACATCTCGGAAGAGACTGACAAATATTATGGAGCTCAAAGAATGCTTCATTGGCAAGATGAAGCCGCTTTCTTCCGCGTAGCCATCACACGTGACTATCAATTTGGCGGTGTAAGCGATCTTAAAATGAAAGCTTTATTTTAA
- a CDS encoding ABC transporter permease, whose translation MQHLRQFLIFIKELFRNRHLIAELTKADFRQKYLGSYLGIFWAFVHPTIYILILWFVFQVGFKSKPIEDFPFILWMLTAITPWLFFSECLQNTTNCIIENSFLVKKMAFSIGVLPIIKILSALIIHIFFVLAIFVIFLIYGYTPSLYNLQVIYYIFATVVLILGLSWLTSSLILFLKDVGQLIMMLLQFGFWMTPIFWSAKNLPQKYLSIIKLNPMYYIIEGYRQSFIYKTFFWETDLPYTIYFWCFTLFFFFAGGVIFRRLRPHFADVL comes from the coding sequence ATGCAACACCTCAGGCAATTTTTAATTTTCATTAAAGAACTGTTTAGAAATCGCCATTTGATAGCAGAGTTAACAAAAGCAGACTTCAGGCAAAAATACCTCGGCTCTTATTTGGGCATATTTTGGGCATTTGTTCATCCCACCATATATATTCTGATCTTGTGGTTCGTATTTCAAGTTGGTTTTAAATCAAAACCTATTGAAGATTTCCCATTTATCCTCTGGATGTTAACAGCTATCACACCTTGGTTGTTTTTCAGTGAGTGCCTGCAGAATACTACCAACTGCATAATTGAAAACTCTTTTTTAGTCAAAAAGATGGCCTTTAGCATAGGGGTTTTACCAATAATAAAAATTCTCAGTGCGTTAATAATTCATATTTTCTTTGTGCTTGCAATATTTGTCATTTTTTTAATATACGGCTACACCCCTTCACTCTATAACCTGCAGGTCATATATTATATTTTTGCCACGGTTGTGCTAATCCTAGGCCTGTCATGGCTAACGTCCTCACTGATACTTTTTTTAAAGGATGTTGGGCAACTTATAATGATGTTGCTTCAGTTTGGCTTTTGGATGACTCCGATATTTTGGTCTGCGAAAAACCTGCCTCAGAAATATTTATCCATAATCAAATTAAATCCTATGTATTACATAATAGAAGGCTACCGCCAAAGTTTTATATACAAAACATTTTTTTGGGAAACTGATCTTCCCTATACAATCTACTTCTGGTGTTTCACTCTCTTTTTCTTTTTTGCTGGAGGGGTTATCTTCAGACGCCTCCGCCCCCACTTTGCGGACGTCTTATAG
- a CDS encoding collagen-like protein, with protein sequence MSWKGEWVAGDYKADDSVQYEGSSYIAAAAATVNDVPGTSPAWQLVAAKGNAGAQGLPGADGATGPAGPAGPAGPQGPKGDTGATGPQGPQGLKGDTGATGATGPQGPQGPAGSPDTQAQIIEKIATATTGAVLTMKQAETESASAFKLAVTSSTGLPKFGISADGTLLINTSTLDSSGSKLNVVNENNNSTFAFDSYANYYSFGGGGLFRFSRGSHAVKAPVQNGDRLGYFLFSGYDGSSFVNSTGVSSKVDGPVSAGVVPAKIAFETGNPRVERLVINSSGNIGLGTSAPTQRLEVSGGVRINPATTKPTCDSTSRGTFWFTQGTVGAKDQVEVCAKDAANQYDWRPLY encoded by the coding sequence ATGAGCTGGAAAGGAGAGTGGGTCGCCGGAGACTACAAGGCCGACGATAGCGTCCAGTACGAAGGCAGCAGCTACATCGCCGCAGCAGCAGCGACTGTAAACGACGTCCCCGGTACCAGCCCGGCTTGGCAGCTGGTGGCTGCAAAAGGAAATGCAGGTGCGCAAGGTCTTCCCGGCGCAGACGGTGCGACCGGTCCCGCAGGCCCGGCAGGTCCGGCAGGTCCGCAAGGCCCCAAAGGGGACACCGGCGCCACCGGTCCTCAAGGGCCGCAAGGCTTGAAAGGCGACACCGGTGCAACAGGCGCTACAGGTCCGCAAGGCCCCCAAGGCCCCGCCGGCTCACCTGACACACAAGCACAAATAATAGAAAAAATAGCAACAGCAACAACAGGGGCTGTTCTAACAATGAAACAGGCCGAAACAGAATCTGCGTCAGCGTTCAAACTGGCGGTTACAAGTTCAACAGGTCTGCCTAAGTTTGGGATAAGTGCAGACGGGACACTACTGATAAACACGTCAACGTTAGACTCAAGTGGCTCTAAACTTAATGTTGTCAACGAAAACAACAACAGCACTTTCGCTTTTGATTCATATGCAAACTACTATAGTTTTGGTGGGGGGGGGCTGTTCCGGTTTTCAAGAGGGTCCCACGCAGTAAAAGCGCCAGTCCAAAACGGAGATAGGCTCGGTTACTTCCTTTTCAGCGGCTATGACGGTTCAAGCTTTGTGAATTCCACGGGGGTAAGCAGCAAAGTAGATGGGCCAGTCTCTGCGGGTGTTGTCCCCGCGAAAATAGCATTCGAAACAGGAAACCCGCGCGTTGAGCGGTTGGTAATAAATTCGTCTGGCAATATTGGCTTAGGAACAAGCGCCCCTACACAACGGCTTGAAGTTAGCGGTGGCGTAAGAATTAACCCCGCGACAACTAAACCTACCTGTGACTCTACTAGCCGTGGGACGTTCTGGTTCACCCAAGGTACGGTCGGAGCAAAAGACCAGGTGGAAGTTTGTGCAAAGGATGCGGCGAACCAATACGATTGGAGACCACTCTATTAA